The proteins below come from a single Pleuronectes platessa chromosome 1, fPlePla1.1, whole genome shotgun sequence genomic window:
- the LOC128440283 gene encoding synaptotagmin-5, with amino-acid sequence MSQYTLGVHLQILLAVGLAVFCYCLVLSCVFCCRRRKSVSSEDKEAVFLSPHPAERVTVTLTPSPCTQPVKQQYEELDGDVLEYPSSKSSSSPSKDDVTALPFEPSPTRSTELVQSRGSSYPIRRLSSPAVPCLPRKPQSHGRASLPSLTKLSLVSKSCRAMGRRSTVSSESFLYSESSGLTAGAAAAPTLQGQHCSSQYGSNSLSIPTKPALLLHFSLLFSSAGGTLVISILGLSGASRRRSGVFVRASLPPLCPSPQQTASRRRSLSPDLHSQSFVLQVGSVEELRTCTLRLAVYSRDFSGLREAALGVVELPCEEMDWEPNVTSTHTRQLSPTKTKLKKSASSLEGLGHRKSSVSVPRALGQLFILLQYQTLAQRIKVMVRKAENLAKLTRIPGNPDHYVVINLRQDGKVIATKETKGVSGPSPVWNAPFLFDLPPGDITQLPLILEFIIMQGRLYTKSSILGCVLIGSDASEAGQGHWKEMCSRGQIETARWHPIQSDMM; translated from the exons ATGTCGCAGTACACTCTGGGAG TTCACCTGCAGATTCTGCTGGCTGTGGGTCTGGCCGTGTTCTGCTACTGTCTGGTTCTCAGTTGCGTCTTTTGCTGTCGCAGGAGGAAGAGTGTTTCATCGGAGGACAAGGAGGCAGTTTTCCTGTCTCCTCATCCTGCTGAGAGGGTGACTGTAACATTGACTCCATCTCCATGCACGCAGCCTGTTAAGCAGCAGTATGAGGAGCTGGATGGAGACGTGTTGGAGTATCCTTCCTCTAAGAGCAGCTCTTCTCCCTCTAAGGATGACGTCACTGCCCTGCCCTTTGAACCCAGCCCCACCAGATCAACTGAGCTGGTGCAGTCTCGTGGATCTTCGTACCCAATACGGCGCCTCAGCTCCCCGGCTGTTCCCTGCTTACCCAGAAAACCTCAGAGTCACGGCAGAGCCTCCCTGCCCTCCCTCACTAAGCTGAGTCTGGTGTCCAAATCTTGTCGGGCTATGGGTCGGCGAAGCACAGTGAGCAGTGAAAGTTTTCTTTACAGCGAGAGCAGTGGACTGACAGCTGGAGCTGCCGCAGCCCCCACCCTGCAGGGGCAGCATTGTTCATCACAGTACGGCTCtaactctctctccatccccacAAAGCCGGCTCTCCTCCTGCACTTCtccctgctcttctcctccgctGGCGGCACCCTGGTCATTAGCATCCTGGGGCTCTCAGGGGCCAGTCGAAGGCGCAGTGGGGTGTTTGTTCGAGCCAGCCTCCCTCCCCTCTGCCCCTCCCCTCAGCAGACAGCCTCTCGGCGCCGCAGCCTCAGCCCAGACCTCCACAGTCAGAGCTTTGTGCTGCAGGTGGgctctgtggaggagctgcgcaccTGCACCCTGAGACTGGCCGTCTACAGCAGGGACTTCTCAGGCCTAAGGGAGGCTGCCCTGGGGGTGGTGGAGCTGCCCTGTGAGGAGATGGACTGGGAGCCTAACGTCACCTCCACTCACACCAGGCAGCTCAGCCCGACTAAAACCAagctaaaaaag AGTGCGAGTTCTCTAGAGGGGTTGGGCCACAGGAAGAGTTCAGTGAGTGTGCCGCGGGCTTTGGGCCAACTGTTCATCCTGCTGCAGTACCAGACACTGGCCCAGCGCATCAAGGTGATGGTCCGAAAGGCTGAGAATCTGGCCAAGCTCACACGGATCCCAGGAAATCCAG ACCACTACGTTGTCATCAACCTGCGGCAGGATGGGAAAGTCATTGCTACCAAGGAGACCAAAGGAGTCAGTGGTCCAAGCCCTGTGTGGAACGCTCCGTTTCTGTTTGACCTGCCCCCTGGTGACATCACTCAGTTGCCATTGATCCTTGAATTCATCATCATGCAG GGCCGCCTCTACACTAAGAGCAGCATTTTGGGTTGTGTGCTGATTGGCAGCGATGCTTCAGAGGCGGGACAGGGACACTGGAAGGAGATGTGCAGTCGGGGGCAAATAGAAACAGCTCGCTGGCACCCCATCCAATCAGATATGATGTAG